One Actinomadura viridis genomic region harbors:
- a CDS encoding C2 family cysteine protease has translation MRPPDDRGEGAAGYLAVVLLIVTVAGVVVSSGIPRDIVAGIKGAVCGLAQDRECEGERRPGDSTTAAPVDDGKEWSGNPLPVGRDEWGNRPTDGLRKPPDPTEEEIRRGKEVAGQIRGHLDDDFAWHKPWTWGGDDSPDPRDALSRMSPGELNALFGELSDDEIRRLLDMEGVPEILKVRADQYLLRRLEEIEPHSIEPGVPARKSGGNESTNPITRHEYMTGPLFGESGRPSLIDVNQGALGDCWWMAGLGALAHTGKGREVLEGMITQNANGTYTVRFPDGESVTVTSSFVRRQDGSVAYAQPAPALWPLIMEKALAEKEGGYKEIDGGRAGEGMEILTGKPGSEHDAEDVTRSDLERWLKEGKAVTVATFSKDGAAKIDAYQAGRIYAYHSYVVRGFTGDGKVLLYNPWGYSHASVTMEEFNNLLRRVDVNDIG, from the coding sequence ATGCGCCCTCCGGATGATCGGGGCGAAGGGGCGGCCGGCTATCTGGCCGTCGTTCTTCTGATCGTGACGGTCGCCGGGGTCGTCGTTTCGTCGGGAATCCCCCGTGACATCGTTGCCGGGATCAAGGGCGCCGTTTGCGGGCTCGCCCAGGACAGGGAATGCGAGGGCGAGCGGCGTCCCGGGGATTCGACGACCGCCGCACCCGTCGACGACGGAAAAGAGTGGTCGGGGAACCCCCTGCCGGTCGGCAGGGACGAGTGGGGGAATCGTCCGACCGACGGCTTGCGGAAACCACCCGATCCAACGGAAGAGGAGATCCGGCGTGGCAAGGAGGTGGCCGGGCAGATTCGCGGCCATCTCGATGACGATTTCGCCTGGCACAAGCCCTGGACATGGGGCGGAGACGATTCTCCGGACCCCAGGGACGCTCTTTCCCGGATGTCGCCCGGTGAACTCAACGCGCTGTTCGGCGAGCTCTCCGACGACGAGATCCGCCGGTTGCTGGACATGGAGGGCGTTCCCGAGATCCTCAAGGTCCGGGCCGACCAGTACCTGCTGCGGCGCCTTGAGGAGATAGAGCCGCATTCCATCGAGCCCGGCGTGCCCGCCCGAAAGAGTGGCGGCAACGAGTCAACGAATCCCATCACCCGGCACGAGTACATGACCGGCCCGCTGTTCGGTGAGTCGGGGCGCCCCTCCCTGATCGACGTCAACCAGGGCGCGCTCGGCGACTGCTGGTGGATGGCGGGCCTGGGGGCGCTCGCGCACACCGGCAAGGGACGTGAGGTGCTGGAAGGCATGATCACGCAGAACGCGAACGGGACCTACACGGTCAGGTTCCCGGACGGCGAGTCGGTCACGGTGACGAGTTCCTTCGTCAGGAGGCAGGACGGAAGCGTCGCCTACGCCCAGCCCGCCCCCGCACTGTGGCCTTTGATCATGGAGAAGGCGCTGGCGGAGAAGGAGGGAGGCTACAAGGAGATCGACGGCGGGCGGGCCGGTGAGGGCATGGAGATTCTCACCGGAAAACCCGGCAGCGAGCACGACGCCGAGGACGTCACCCGGTCCGATCTCGAACGCTGGCTGAAAGAGGGCAAGGCCGTCACGGTCGCCACCTTCAGCAAGGACGGGGCGGCGAAAATCGACGCCTATCAGGCGGGCAGGATCTATGCCTACCATTCGTATGTCGTCCGCGGGTTCACGGGGGACGGTAAAGTGCTGCTGTACAATCCGTGGGGATACAGTCACGCAAGTGTGACCATGGAAGAGTTCAACAATCTTCTCCGGCGCGTGGATGTGAACGATATCGGCTAG
- a CDS encoding C2 family cysteine protease, protein MRSPVDRGEGAAGYLAVILLIAVVVGTLVTTGIPGQVVAGIRGGVCEVSQGEECENGKRPRESATEAAGDGLPRSHNPRPVTRDEWGHRSTDGLRRPPDPTEDERRRGEEVAGQVRGHLNDPWYKPWTWFDDDPPDPRDALSRMSPGELNALFGELSDDEIRRLLDMDGVPEILKVRADQYLLRRLEQIEPHSIEPEAPDGITHDYVVHPLFMKPDPELTDIAQGGVGDCWWLAGMGALAHTDKGREALKGMITENANGTYTVRFPDGESVTVTSSIAVKKDGEIAYARVSRGMWPAILEKALAQKKGGYEKLDGGRAGEAMEILTGKPSSNHDPEDVTRTDLERWLKEGKAVAVSTKHKLFVRGKRIYEDGTLVTSHVYVVEGFTDDGKVMLYNPWGAAHAELSMKEFGNHLWDVDVNDIR, encoded by the coding sequence TTGCGTTCTCCAGTTGATCGGGGTGAAGGGGCCGCCGGCTATCTGGCCGTCATTCTTCTGATCGCGGTCGTCGTCGGAACTCTCGTCACGACGGGAATCCCCGGGCAGGTCGTCGCCGGAATCAGGGGTGGCGTCTGCGAGGTCTCCCAGGGGGAGGAATGCGAGAACGGGAAGCGGCCCCGGGAATCGGCCACCGAAGCCGCCGGTGACGGTCTGCCGAGGTCGCATAATCCTCGGCCGGTGACGAGGGACGAGTGGGGTCACCGTTCGACCGACGGACTGCGGCGGCCCCCCGATCCGACCGAAGACGAGCGCAGGCGCGGCGAGGAAGTGGCCGGGCAGGTCCGGGGCCATCTCAATGACCCCTGGTACAAGCCGTGGACGTGGTTCGACGACGATCCCCCCGATCCCAGGGACGCCTTGTCCCGGATGTCGCCCGGGGAGCTCAACGCGCTGTTCGGTGAGCTCTCCGACGACGAGATCCGCCGGTTGCTGGACATGGACGGCGTTCCCGAGATCCTCAAGGTCCGGGCCGACCAGTACCTGCTGCGGCGCCTTGAGCAGATCGAACCGCATTCCATCGAGCCCGAGGCACCCGACGGCATCACCCACGATTACGTGGTCCACCCGCTGTTCATGAAGCCGGACCCCGAACTGACGGACATCGCCCAGGGTGGCGTCGGCGACTGCTGGTGGCTGGCCGGCATGGGGGCGCTCGCGCACACCGACAAGGGGCGTGAGGCGCTGAAGGGCATGATCACGGAGAACGCGAACGGGACCTACACGGTCAGGTTCCCGGACGGCGAGTCGGTCACGGTGACGAGCTCCATCGCCGTGAAGAAGGACGGGGAGATCGCCTATGCCCGGGTCAGTCGCGGGATGTGGCCGGCGATCCTGGAGAAGGCGCTCGCACAGAAGAAGGGGGGCTACGAAAAACTTGACGGGGGCCGGGCGGGTGAGGCCATGGAGATTCTCACCGGAAAGCCCAGCAGTAATCACGATCCCGAGGATGTCACCCGCACCGACCTCGAACGGTGGCTGAAAGAAGGCAAGGCCGTCGCCGTCTCCACGAAGCACAAGCTCTTCGTGAGGGGTAAGCGGATTTATGAGGACGGCACGCTTGTCACCAGCCATGTGTACGTCGTCGAAGGATTCACGGACGACGGTAAAGTGATGCTGTACAATCCGTGGGGAGCGGCCCATGCGGAACTGAGCATGAAAGAGTTCGGCAACCATCTCTGGGATGTGGACGTGAACGATATTCGCTAA
- a CDS encoding DNA-binding protein yields MSTPRPGFLELLRARSPEDAASVLTLIPDLAARLDPGRLRAWSKPKRALGAYQEVAGLLAPVVPHVLPLLYEHGAREFLGTDHGAYAARMLAAAREAEASYGLAVDHDHLDEVFAEFAVAGALPVKTVADHARELAARLPADAAFRRFARVCVRRTEAGLAPSPQMAAAVRRLAKAAGDQATLEQAHLAEMVAIPAIGTAPAGWWAAHRTALVALARREPWVRGTLLNLVPRFRVSMAGQQFRDLFAEWMGLLERTGATAGLGDGDGVPDEARPSGGTAEWLDRVLDAWGGWGPLPGLVPIVEGAAGRLRAELAGSGGAVRVPHDLNLLDLFLELEVPVADPAPDHRLELVRWAEQEDRRELRALAADARFAGAFAQGAGSFYDDERDLRTIRTLAASPGGRTMLVRWLEGLVRDAWGPGLPNLLEPHRLLDWLPPDVLALVDGLGEGDLVAEVVRTLRGGLFGELCWPAFEEAVAEVLEGGGRSVPHLADAWPYLIVAGESEVRVVGRDGCVLAHRHRVPGDCSASTVGFHFVDGSLLVFWRTLQGRLEGYWHTPGEPDPQPVPLAGPRDDPDGVSTSLTREWLRGLSATMTLPVDGGGRAAGGTVLRPGDLRVPDEYLVIGDGAAFWELKPWTRQWSPHASAGGTGDVPARLAERAAGGTLVPKQSWLRPARTDEVTPLGVPVDGLLGWVVTERPDGAVRGEDLAGRAVTIARPPRDGSGTGYPFGALVLPGDDRPRALMRNEMGFGWVRLIDPDGIVTATDAEAFRAGGPPLPPQAFWPLLRPRDPEGSAALRGIGRETVAALFKAARDGNEDLPALVRALVPRIGDDVLASAVAGVVRFAAGRQGFLDGVAATFTERRAEPELGDPRTDPSDSLLGSALGGLFLEEYREAIGFRGISGVVLACRQLRALHEALRDDRPAGRLHIGAPRLRSSSVDWGKLLGECAAVAFRAAAPATPPEEREALRRLLTLVDAVGLASAGSGRWRRFDLHLDTATLAEAHGGNGWNDWDDTMRGVLPLGGGAFLAVLEARNPTHGPRRHEYGCDFFALFHDPSGRFEVPAPYTVKSSAPLGADREPGWLTAFLDAWEEHGPVGLEESAATDFAERTGTDPATARLLVAGLPELQKKDFPSAELRALLALKPADAAVVGGEMARKAVRGIPAKVVGALLPADPARLWTDGPDVAAAAEVWNALVGRRKPVPEGLLGEAGTSVRRVPFNFRRTAWAPSDAVRALVDPAASPELTRDVRWVSRSVETVPADPDEPGFTDEVLVGAVAMAGWLAHRLPAGDRVRAVLPEALALVRERLAAPGMLLELRTRFSLPAFRNAVGEPDETGGPDPDWWPRDEGWERYGALLVPGHDYTANPVVRTALLDGSGGDPNLPVRHGLEESEHFWPEPAGEALRRAFDPAFAELLADPGDPAAGEPSEDGTWWPQDPQRSVPDLVAKVAADHGLGADAAALYLVLLAMPDPTDRNVARWTGWKPARLKTARAALAATGLVVEGRRPRAGRTLFLPGGWEALKAPHLPLETWKAALFEVVASPAWGSGKSTALGVIVPAEPVAGLYRRVWDRVQRGDAPG; encoded by the coding sequence ATGTCCACGCCCCGGCCCGGCTTCCTGGAACTGCTCCGTGCGCGCTCCCCCGAGGACGCCGCGAGTGTGCTCACACTGATCCCCGACCTCGCCGCGAGGCTGGATCCGGGCCGGCTGCGGGCGTGGTCGAAACCGAAGCGGGCGCTGGGGGCGTACCAGGAGGTCGCCGGGCTGCTGGCGCCGGTGGTTCCGCACGTCCTGCCGCTGCTGTACGAGCACGGGGCGCGCGAGTTCCTGGGTACGGACCACGGCGCCTACGCCGCGCGGATGCTGGCCGCGGCGCGGGAGGCGGAGGCGTCCTACGGTCTCGCGGTCGATCATGATCATCTGGACGAGGTGTTCGCCGAGTTCGCGGTGGCGGGGGCGCTGCCGGTGAAGACGGTCGCCGACCACGCCAGGGAACTGGCCGCGCGGCTGCCCGCGGACGCCGCCTTCCGCAGGTTCGCGCGGGTCTGCGTGCGGCGGACCGAGGCCGGGCTGGCGCCCTCGCCGCAGATGGCGGCGGCCGTACGGCGGCTGGCCAAGGCGGCGGGCGACCAGGCGACGCTGGAGCAGGCGCACCTGGCGGAGATGGTCGCGATCCCCGCGATCGGGACGGCCCCGGCCGGATGGTGGGCGGCGCACCGTACCGCGCTGGTCGCCCTGGCGCGGCGGGAGCCGTGGGTACGGGGGACGCTGCTGAACCTGGTCCCGCGCTTCCGCGTTTCCATGGCGGGGCAGCAGTTCAGGGACCTCTTCGCCGAGTGGATGGGGTTGCTGGAGCGGACCGGTGCCACGGCGGGGCTCGGCGACGGCGACGGGGTCCCGGACGAGGCCCGGCCGTCCGGCGGCACCGCGGAGTGGCTCGACCGGGTGCTGGACGCGTGGGGCGGGTGGGGGCCCTTGCCCGGGCTCGTCCCGATCGTGGAGGGGGCGGCCGGGCGGCTGCGGGCGGAGCTGGCCGGCTCGGGCGGGGCGGTGCGGGTTCCGCATGACCTGAACCTGCTCGATCTGTTTCTGGAGCTGGAGGTTCCGGTGGCCGATCCGGCGCCCGACCACCGGCTGGAGCTGGTCCGGTGGGCCGAGCAGGAGGATCGCCGCGAGCTGCGGGCCCTGGCGGCGGATGCGCGGTTCGCCGGCGCGTTCGCGCAGGGCGCCGGGTCCTTCTATGACGATGAGCGGGATCTGCGGACGATCCGGACGCTGGCGGCCTCGCCCGGAGGGCGGACGATGCTCGTCCGCTGGCTGGAAGGGCTCGTCCGGGACGCGTGGGGCCCCGGGCTGCCGAACCTGCTCGAACCCCACCGGCTGCTGGACTGGCTTCCGCCGGACGTCCTGGCGCTGGTGGACGGCCTGGGCGAGGGCGATCTCGTGGCGGAGGTCGTACGGACGCTGCGCGGTGGCCTGTTCGGGGAGTTGTGCTGGCCCGCGTTCGAGGAGGCGGTCGCCGAGGTCCTGGAGGGCGGCGGGCGGTCCGTTCCCCATCTCGCCGACGCGTGGCCGTACCTGATCGTGGCGGGCGAGTCCGAGGTGCGGGTGGTGGGGCGGGACGGTTGCGTGCTCGCCCACCGGCACCGTGTGCCCGGGGACTGCTCGGCCTCTACGGTGGGCTTCCATTTCGTGGACGGTTCCCTGCTGGTCTTCTGGCGGACCCTCCAGGGGCGGCTTGAGGGGTACTGGCACACCCCCGGCGAGCCCGATCCGCAGCCCGTCCCCCTGGCCGGTCCTCGTGACGACCCGGACGGGGTGAGCACGAGCCTGACCCGGGAATGGCTTCGGGGGCTGTCGGCCACGATGACGCTGCCGGTGGACGGGGGCGGTCGCGCCGCCGGCGGGACGGTGCTGCGGCCGGGCGATCTCCGGGTGCCGGACGAGTACCTGGTGATCGGTGACGGCGCCGCGTTCTGGGAGCTGAAGCCCTGGACCAGGCAGTGGTCGCCGCATGCCTCGGCCGGGGGGACGGGGGACGTGCCCGCGCGGCTGGCGGAGAGGGCGGCCGGCGGGACGCTCGTGCCCAAGCAGAGCTGGTTGCGCCCGGCCCGCACGGACGAGGTCACTCCGCTGGGCGTGCCGGTGGACGGCCTGCTGGGCTGGGTGGTGACCGAACGGCCGGACGGTGCGGTGCGCGGCGAGGACCTGGCCGGACGCGCCGTCACCATCGCCCGGCCACCGCGCGATGGAAGCGGCACCGGCTACCCGTTCGGGGCGCTCGTCCTGCCCGGCGACGACCGGCCCCGGGCCCTGATGCGCAACGAGATGGGTTTCGGCTGGGTCCGTCTGATCGATCCGGACGGGATCGTGACCGCGACCGACGCCGAGGCGTTCCGGGCCGGGGGGCCGCCGCTGCCGCCGCAGGCGTTCTGGCCCCTGCTGCGCCCGAGGGATCCGGAGGGGTCGGCCGCGCTGCGCGGCATCGGCCGGGAGACGGTGGCCGCGCTGTTCAAGGCCGCCCGGGACGGGAACGAGGACCTGCCCGCCCTGGTCCGCGCGCTGGTGCCGCGGATCGGCGACGACGTCCTGGCCTCCGCGGTGGCCGGGGTCGTGCGGTTCGCCGCCGGACGTCAGGGCTTCCTGGACGGTGTGGCCGCCACGTTCACGGAACGTCGCGCCGAGCCGGAGCTGGGCGACCCGCGCACCGATCCGTCCGACAGCCTCCTCGGCAGCGCGCTCGGCGGCCTCTTCCTGGAGGAGTACCGCGAAGCGATCGGATTCCGCGGGATCTCCGGCGTGGTGCTGGCCTGCAGGCAGCTGCGCGCGTTGCACGAGGCGCTGCGCGACGACCGCCCCGCCGGGCGGCTGCACATCGGCGCGCCGCGGCTGCGCAGCAGCAGCGTCGACTGGGGCAAGCTGCTCGGCGAGTGCGCGGCCGTGGCGTTCCGCGCCGCGGCGCCGGCGACGCCGCCGGAGGAACGGGAGGCGCTGCGCAGGCTGCTGACCCTGGTGGACGCGGTCGGGCTGGCCTCGGCCGGTTCCGGGCGGTGGCGCCGCTTCGACCTCCATCTCGACACCGCCACGCTGGCCGAGGCCCACGGCGGGAACGGCTGGAACGACTGGGACGACACCATGCGCGGGGTTCTGCCGCTCGGCGGCGGCGCGTTCCTGGCCGTCCTCGAAGCGAGGAACCCGACGCACGGGCCGCGGCGGCACGAGTACGGCTGCGACTTCTTCGCGCTCTTCCATGACCCCTCCGGCCGGTTCGAGGTCCCCGCCCCGTACACCGTGAAGTCGTCGGCCCCGCTCGGCGCCGACCGGGAGCCGGGCTGGCTGACGGCGTTCCTGGACGCCTGGGAGGAGCACGGGCCGGTCGGCCTGGAGGAATCGGCGGCCACGGACTTCGCCGAGCGTACGGGTACCGACCCCGCGACGGCCCGGCTGCTGGTGGCCGGGCTGCCGGAGCTGCAGAAGAAGGACTTCCCGTCGGCCGAACTCCGCGCGCTGCTGGCGTTGAAACCGGCGGACGCGGCGGTGGTCGGGGGCGAGATGGCGCGGAAGGCCGTCCGGGGGATCCCCGCGAAGGTGGTCGGAGCCCTCCTCCCCGCCGACCCGGCCCGCCTGTGGACGGACGGCCCGGACGTGGCCGCCGCGGCGGAGGTGTGGAACGCGCTGGTGGGGCGGCGGAAGCCCGTTCCCGAGGGGCTGCTCGGCGAGGCGGGCACGTCCGTACGGCGGGTGCCCTTCAACTTCCGGCGGACGGCGTGGGCGCCGAGCGACGCGGTCCGGGCGCTGGTGGATCCGGCCGCGAGCCCGGAGCTGACCCGGGATGTGCGCTGGGTCTCGCGGAGCGTCGAGACCGTCCCGGCCGATCCGGACGAGCCGGGGTTCACCGACGAGGTCCTGGTCGGGGCGGTCGCGATGGCGGGGTGGCTGGCCCACCGGCTGCCCGCCGGGGACCGGGTGCGGGCCGTCCTGCCCGAGGCGCTGGCCCTGGTCCGCGAACGGCTGGCGGCGCCGGGCATGCTGCTGGAACTCCGGACGAGGTTCAGCCTCCCGGCGTTCCGGAACGCGGTGGGCGAACCGGACGAGACCGGCGGCCCCGATCCGGACTGGTGGCCCCGTGACGAGGGCTGGGAGCGGTACGGCGCCCTCCTCGTCCCCGGCCACGACTACACGGCCAACCCGGTCGTCCGGACCGCCCTGCTGGACGGGTCGGGCGGCGACCCCAACCTGCCCGTCCGGCACGGGCTGGAGGAGTCGGAGCACTTCTGGCCGGAGCCCGCCGGGGAGGCGCTGCGCCGCGCTTTCGACCCGGCGTTCGCGGAGCTGCTCGCCGACCCCGGCGACCCTGCCGCCGGGGAGCCTTCGGAGGACGGGACCTGGTGGCCGCAGGATCCGCAGCGTTCCGTTCCGGACCTGGTCGCGAAGGTGGCCGCGGACCACGGGCTCGGCGCGGACGCCGCTGCGCTCTACCTCGTCCTGCTGGCGATGCCCGACCCCACCGACCGGAACGTGGCCCGGTGGACCGGCTGGAAACCGGCCCGTCTCAAGACCGCCCGCGCCGCGCTGGCGGCGACCGGGCTCGTGGTCGAGGGACGCCGCCCCCGGGCCGGGCGGACGCTGTTCCTGCCCGGCGGCTGGGAGGCGCTGAAGGCGCCCCACCTGCCGCTGGAGACATGGAAGGCGGCCCTCTTCGAGGTCGTCGCCAGCCCGGCCTGGGGCAGCGGCAAGAGCACGGCACTGGGGGTGATCGTCCCTGCGGAACCGGTGGCCGGCCTCTACCGGCGCGTCTGGGACCGCGTCCAGCGGGGCGACGCCCCAGGCTGA
- a CDS encoding serine/threonine-protein kinase: MTSGGWRVPGYSELQELGSGAQGRVVLARDNASGHSVAIKYLASALAGDTRGRETFRREAELLQRVTTPNVARILGYVESPQGAAIVMEAVPGHSLRAVLDAHKRALSPEAALVILKGSLRGLAAAHSVGVIHRDYKPANVLVQSDGQSKLIDFGVAVLSGQGGVMGTPAYMAPEQWHGGPASPATDVYAATCVFYECVTGHKPYSANTQEGLRAQHLAAPVPMDDLPEPLRPLIAQGMAKNPDQRQWNISALIGHLENTATTAYGPDWERRGLIALGAATVALAAAFPVAVIGGAVSPGAAIGPGVQAAGEAGRALSGKGLLSKIGGSKGVTGAGAATAATAMLAVFFWPQGPTVGGTSSGDYRAYFTKPRLVLNNASIPDGDNNASPLFAISQTIAPSRVKPGTKVRMITKQHSRAIWGLQYISPENFRCRGPHSERADAFHQGYTFGLGDGIYSENQSKKPNVWLFRTTEDETAGTLPERKPISLPATREDGPFSKRYAMPHCAWTFEFSRTSDFTIPPSTSLRPGKYKVSPHYPIGIAMVKTMINGRFVPMDPAKAGARVEGSLPTLVVLPS, encoded by the coding sequence ATGACCTCTGGAGGCTGGAGGGTCCCCGGTTACAGCGAACTCCAGGAGTTAGGCTCCGGGGCTCAAGGGCGCGTCGTTCTCGCTCGGGACAACGCGTCCGGACACAGCGTGGCGATCAAGTATTTGGCCTCCGCTCTCGCAGGCGACACCCGTGGCCGCGAGACATTTCGCCGCGAGGCTGAACTTCTCCAGCGTGTGACCACACCCAACGTGGCCCGCATCCTGGGTTATGTGGAGTCTCCCCAAGGGGCGGCGATCGTCATGGAGGCGGTGCCCGGCCACTCGCTCCGTGCCGTGCTGGACGCGCACAAACGGGCACTTTCTCCTGAAGCCGCCCTCGTCATCCTCAAGGGATCCCTTCGAGGGCTGGCAGCAGCCCACTCGGTCGGCGTGATCCATCGTGATTACAAGCCGGCGAACGTCCTGGTCCAGAGCGACGGCCAGAGCAAGCTGATCGATTTCGGTGTCGCCGTACTGTCCGGCCAAGGCGGCGTCATGGGCACGCCTGCGTACATGGCACCGGAGCAATGGCATGGCGGACCGGCCTCTCCCGCCACCGATGTCTATGCCGCGACCTGCGTCTTCTACGAGTGCGTGACCGGTCACAAGCCATACAGCGCCAACACGCAGGAGGGCTTGCGAGCTCAGCACCTCGCCGCACCCGTACCCATGGACGACTTACCTGAGCCGCTACGCCCGCTCATAGCCCAAGGCATGGCGAAGAATCCGGACCAGCGCCAGTGGAACATCTCAGCGCTCATCGGCCACCTCGAGAACACCGCCACCACCGCCTATGGCCCTGACTGGGAACGGCGTGGCCTCATAGCACTCGGCGCGGCCACCGTAGCCCTCGCAGCCGCATTCCCCGTCGCCGTGATCGGTGGTGCCGTCTCACCAGGCGCGGCCATCGGACCTGGCGTTCAGGCGGCCGGTGAAGCAGGGCGTGCACTCAGCGGCAAGGGACTGCTCTCCAAGATCGGCGGCTCAAAGGGGGTTACCGGAGCTGGGGCGGCGACAGCGGCCACGGCCATGCTCGCGGTGTTCTTCTGGCCGCAGGGCCCGACGGTGGGTGGCACGTCTTCGGGCGACTACCGCGCTTACTTCACCAAACCCCGGCTCGTACTCAACAATGCGTCGATTCCAGACGGCGACAATAATGCCAGCCCGCTGTTCGCGATAAGCCAGACCATCGCGCCCTCCAGAGTCAAGCCTGGCACCAAGGTTCGCATGATCACGAAACAGCATAGCCGTGCCATCTGGGGGCTCCAATACATCAGCCCCGAAAACTTTCGCTGCCGCGGCCCTCATTCTGAACGGGCCGACGCCTTTCATCAGGGCTACACGTTCGGACTAGGCGATGGCATCTACTCGGAGAACCAGTCAAAGAAGCCGAACGTCTGGCTCTTCAGAACCACAGAAGACGAAACTGCCGGAACACTTCCTGAGCGTAAGCCCATCAGCCTTCCAGCAACCCGCGAGGATGGCCCGTTCAGCAAGCGCTACGCAATGCCCCATTGCGCTTGGACTTTCGAGTTTTCAAGGACGAGCGACTTCACCATCCCTCCCTCAACGTCGCTACGACCGGGTAAATACAAGGTCTCCCCGCACTATCCGATCGGCATCGCGATGGTGAAGACGATGATAAATGGTCGCTTCGTCCCGATGGATCCGGCCAAGGCGGGGGCGCGTGTCGAAGGATCGTTGCCGACGCTCGTCGTGCTGCCTTCCTGA
- a CDS encoding serine/threonine-protein kinase: protein MNEWRIDGFREVRELGAGAQGRVVLARHQTAGTPVAIKYLFRGSPEELERLRHEAVLLGRVSDPHVARLYRLVESERGAAIVMEAVNGVSLKRVLEEHGALGAEAALTVLKGSLLGLAAAHAVGVVHRDYKPANVVVQADGLSKLIDFGIATPQGEGSRAGTPAYMPPEQWRGEPATPAADVYAATCVFYECVTGRRPYSGAGADLMALHVNGAIPVEVLPEALRGLVLRGMAKDPSQRPYGAQAFVGELEQAASAAYGPDWERRGVRALAGTAVALAALFPLVAAGIAPAAPVAVGAAAGAGGVAGAGGAAGGGTAAAGGAAGGTAAGGGAAAGGSGVLAGVGGKAALAVAGAAVVAGAGGTFAYTNLNDSDEPRQQPRLRPVAAAISTMNQTYTDVPLAVQNAQYVQISGLADTALQGRINQALRAPLDETVEAMHSGTRENGASCTQTAQVGTTARVGVHGRALVSAVYRVRVRYCMPADGEMPGRAVTVDMKTGRVLKTEDVFKPDTLTPAGLRTLWGRLTGTTQNMWGPDGCQREGPQRTDFFPWRDAEWPWATAFFATDRFEINYSRGGSECPYDRLTAPYAKVRDLLKPEIVAMLPAGPAPART from the coding sequence GTGAACGAGTGGCGGATCGACGGGTTCCGAGAGGTCCGGGAACTGGGCGCCGGGGCTCAGGGACGGGTGGTGCTGGCCCGGCACCAGACGGCCGGTACGCCGGTGGCGATCAAGTATCTGTTCCGGGGATCGCCCGAGGAGCTGGAACGGTTGCGGCATGAGGCCGTGCTGCTGGGGCGGGTGTCGGATCCGCATGTGGCGCGGCTCTACCGGCTTGTGGAGAGCGAGCGCGGTGCGGCGATCGTCATGGAGGCCGTGAACGGGGTGTCGCTGAAGCGGGTCCTGGAGGAGCACGGCGCCCTGGGGGCCGAGGCCGCGCTGACGGTGCTGAAGGGGTCCCTGCTGGGGCTGGCGGCGGCGCACGCGGTCGGGGTGGTGCACCGGGACTACAAGCCCGCGAACGTGGTCGTGCAGGCCGACGGGCTGAGCAAGCTCATCGACTTCGGGATCGCGACGCCGCAGGGGGAGGGCTCGCGGGCCGGTACGCCCGCCTACATGCCGCCCGAGCAGTGGAGGGGGGAGCCCGCGACCCCCGCGGCGGACGTGTACGCGGCCACGTGCGTGTTCTACGAGTGCGTGACGGGGCGGCGGCCGTACAGCGGGGCTGGTGCCGATCTGATGGCGCTGCACGTGAACGGGGCCATTCCCGTGGAGGTGCTGCCCGAGGCTCTTCGCGGGCTCGTCCTGCGGGGCATGGCCAAGGATCCCTCGCAGCGTCCCTATGGGGCGCAGGCGTTCGTGGGGGAGCTGGAGCAGGCGGCGTCCGCGGCGTACGGGCCGGACTGGGAGCGGCGGGGGGTCAGGGCCCTCGCCGGTACGGCGGTCGCGCTGGCGGCGCTGTTCCCGCTGGTGGCCGCGGGCATCGCTCCTGCGGCTCCGGTCGCGGTGGGGGCGGCGGCCGGGGCGGGCGGCGTCGCCGGGGCCGGAGGGGCAGCAGGTGGCGGTACGGCCGCCGCTGGAGGGGCCGCCGGTGGTACGGCCGCCGGTGGTGGTGCCGCGGCGGGTGGTTCGGGGGTCCTCGCCGGGGTCGGTGGCAAGGCCGCGCTGGCCGTGGCGGGTGCCGCCGTGGTGGCGGGGGCGGGCGGAACGTTCGCCTACACCAACCTGAACGACTCCGACGAGCCGCGGCAACAGCCGCGGTTGCGGCCGGTGGCGGCGGCGATCTCCACCATGAACCAGACCTACACCGACGTGCCGCTGGCGGTCCAGAACGCGCAGTACGTCCAGATCTCCGGGCTGGCCGACACCGCGTTGCAGGGGCGGATCAACCAGGCGCTGCGGGCTCCCTTGGACGAGACGGTCGAGGCCATGCACAGTGGGACCCGAGAGAACGGGGCGTCCTGTACGCAGACGGCTCAGGTCGGCACCACCGCGCGGGTCGGGGTGCACGGGCGGGCGCTGGTCTCGGCCGTGTACCGGGTGCGGGTGCGGTACTGCATGCCCGCCGACGGGGAGATGCCCGGACGGGCGGTGACGGTCGACATGAAGACCGGGCGAGTGCTGAAGACGGAGGACGTGTTCAAGCCGGACACGCTGACGCCCGCCGGGCTCAGGACGCTCTGGGGGCGGCTGACCGGTACGACCCAGAACATGTGGGGGCCTGACGGGTGCCAGCGGGAGGGGCCGCAGCGCACCGACTTCTTCCCGTGGCGTGACGCGGAATGGCCGTGGGCCACGGCGTTCTTCGCGACCGACCGGTTCGAGATCAACTATTCGCGAGGAGGCAGCGAGTGCCCGTACGACCGGCTCACCGCGCCGTACGCCAAGGTCCGTGACCTGCTCAAGCCCGAGATCGTCGCGATGCTGCCCGCCGGGCCCGCGCCGGCGCGGACCTGA